Genomic segment of Denticeps clupeoides chromosome 13, fDenClu1.1, whole genome shotgun sequence:
ACTACGCACTGTCAGCCATGACTGTGTGGCGACCGGGTTTCATTgttttcttcatcatcatcatcatcatcatcctccgtGTCTTCATTCCGTCTCCCTGTCTGATTGGCTCGTTGAcctgtactctgtgtgtgtgggcggggctctgaCCTCTTGTTCGTACGAGGTGCTTGATGTGGAAGTGCACTTCACCATCTGAGATTTTACCCATCAGCCTCTCTTCacgcgagcgtgtgtgtgtgtgtgtgtgtgtgtgtgtgtgtgacggggTTTTACGTCTCCATTGTCACTCCCCTAATCAACTCATCTCGGCGGTGAGGGGACGTGTGACGCCGCGCCGGCCCACGGATCAATAATCTGGGACGCGGAGCAGAATCTCAACGCTGCCGCCGCCTTGTCCGGCCACGCCCCTCTGACACCAAGGCCACCGGAGCCCTGACGCCAGCAGTATGCAAATGCCGGTCACTTTCCCCCTAGTGGCCAGCAGAGTGCAGAGGTCTGCAGGGACAGTGGGGTGATGGGCGGAGTCTCTGACAAATGCCAGTAGCGCCATAAACCGTTACCGTGACGACGACACCAACACCCCCTcctgttcccccccccccagttctTCCATTTCTCGGGCCAGGCCCACCCGCCCCAGGAGGGGCGCTTTAAGGACCGGGTGCTGTGGCTGGGAAGGCCGTCCCGCGGCGAGGCCACCGTCCGGCTGGCCAACGTCACGCTCGCCGACAACGGCACCTACACCTGCTCCGTCAGGAACCCCCCCGACACGCACGGGGCCCCGGCACACACCGTCCTCACCGTCACGCCCAGAGGTACGTTGCGCCGGCGCGCCGCGCCATTTAACGAAGGCGAGTTTGTAACGTCGGGAACGACCGTCTTGTGGCGTCTGCAGCGGCGGCGCTGCGGTTCACGGACGTGGCCGTGCTGCTGCTCTTCGTCCTCCTGCCGTCGGCGCTCATCGCCCTCGGCCTGCTCTGCCGGATGTGCCGCCCGCTCGGAGCGGACCGGGCGCCGGGGTACCACTCCTCCATCGAGGTCACGGACGGGTGAGGCCAcgccccgttttttttttatttaaataccgGATAACGGCGGTGTTTATTGATCACCTCCCTCCCTGCAGAGAGGAATTCGGCTCCAAGCACCCGGACCATAAGGACCGGAGTCTGTGCTGCGACCTGTacctgaaggtgtgtgtgtgtgtgtgtgtgtgtgtgtgtgtacaggcgTGCTTTAACCCGCTCTCGCCGTTCCAGGACTATTCCGACGACGAGATGGAGCTGCCCAGGCTGAAGGGCgaggtggtgggcgtggccgagtctcacTGCTAACGTGTCCTGGTCACATGACTCTCGGCGTCACGTTCTACGGGGATAACTTGGGTTCTGTCCGGTGAAATGCTCCTTTATGGAACCCCCTGACGCGCCCCTACAAACATcagtctgtttatttatgtctgtatctgtacatttatggaaaaaaattcaGCTTGATAGTGCAGCACTTTAGCAGCAATAATCAACCTATTTCTATTTTCAATAGAACGACGGTTCTGAAGAGCTCTTATCTTCTCGCGTCCCGTTGatatgttggttttttttttatgttggatGTATATGAGTttggataaagaaaaaaaatgtttattctaATTTAAAACCATTAAAGTCCTTAAAAGTCTCTTTCCTGGCACCGCTTCGTGTCGTGTCTTTGTTGGGGTTCCTCACACGGTTCCTTCTTCAGGTTCCTGCCTCagcttcacacacagacagtaagAGAAGGCCACGGGCAGAACAGTGACTGAATTCAACAGAACCTTAAATAACCGCAAACTTCACGCGAGGCGGTTCCCTCGTTCTCCGCAACGTTCTCCTCTCAGACCGCAGCCTACTTAAGCTCCGTCCTGCCCGCGGGTTCACCTTGCTGCTGCTGTCGTCCAACACACTGGGGACGGAACGCGTCCCCGCCGAGGGACGGAACACAGCGGCCTGACCTGCTTCTGCTAGAACCGGCACTACTCCGGCTGCAGACGGAACCAggtcctcccacacacacacgttccaaAAGCGATGATGCGTTGCAACTGACGCAGAACACGTGGTGTCTCTGACCGGTTCCACCGGTTCTCCGGTTCTTTTAGGGGCCGCGGTTGGCCTAGCGAGTAATCGGAAGGGCGCGTTCCGCGGAGAACCGGACTTGTTGCAGGGCGCGCGACGGCCCGGCGCTGGAGCATCTCGGCCACGCTGACCGGCTCGggatggttgccatggtgagggATTACCTCGGAGGAGGCGGGGGTTCCGCGCTGTCCACCGGGGGAGGGTGCCGGCAGCCAGCTGTCACCATGGCGACGGTGGAAGGGGGTGGCTGGTTCCTTTTTCGCCGTCAGGTGGGGGGTTTGCGCGCATCTGCTGACTTGGAACATACGAGTCCAGTGGGGCTTGTAGGTTCTGCCCTAATAGGccataaaagtgaaaagtgtTGTTCTGCGGGATGAAAAGGGTTCTAAAGAACAATAGCCATTCTAAACACAAAATGTTCTAAAAAGCACTCCAAAAGGTCCTTTTGCAGGAACGTTCTCCAAGATTAGGATCTGGTTTGTTGGGGTGACAGGTGAGAGACGGTTACGGTGCTGGTAACACAGCGGACCATAAACTCCAGAACAACGGCCGGCACGGGTCTTTAAACACGCAGAACGTCCGCCCGGTCGGCTCTCTCCGCGGCCACCTGCCCGTCTGACCTCGCAGGAACGTCTCCGATCTGGGTTCTAATCCGTAGTGCGCCGGTGACGGATGTTTCCCTCCTCAGAACCACGGCCGCCGCCCCTACACCCCTGATGCCATTAGGCCGACGTTCTCCACCTCCTCTGCGGTTCCTGGGTAATACGGTGGGAATAAGACGTTCTTTGATGGACTCGTCGCTGTGATTGCATTATGTAGAGTACGAGATAGAACGCGCACGCTTTAGAACCCGGATTAGCCGCCATTACTGCACTAATTGGGTCTCGCTAATTTCCTCTTTGGCCGAATTTGATGGATCGAATTAGTTTTCTGCTCGATCGGAGTCAATTACAGCTGGAGGTTCCGAGACCCGGACGGTGAGGTCATCGGGTCTCCTGGTTCTGGCGCGGGGGTGGGGTTCTCTCGCCGTGTCACCGCGGCGATGTGTGAGGCCCCGTCTCCATGCCAACCGAGCGAATCGGTGGCTTCTGGGTCTCCGCCCGGCCTGAAGCCGAGCGGCCGGGGGGGTCGGGCCGCGCCCAGTCCTGGAGGGAGCGTCTGTGGACGTGGGAGACGGTGGGTGGGGCTGGAGGGTGGGCTTCCACTCATTGTTaggcgagcgagcgagccagccagagagagagagagagagagagagaggcgggcGAGAGCAGCAgacagccagtgtgtgtgtgtgtgtgaagtgtgatGAGTAAAAGCATTCGGCGGCTCAGCTGTTCATACAgccggtgtgtgtgagtgcagagcgagcgagcgagagagagagagggagaagtgggaaaaaaggaaggaaagaaggCGGAAGAAAGGATACCACAAGCATGCTGTGCTGCATAAGAAGAACAAAACCGGTAACCGTTCTTTCTAATTCTCTGCTCTTGGTAGAACCACCCTGGTAGAACCGGGTGGTGTGGGTCGTGGGAGGGGTTCTGCCCGTTCTCCTCGTCTCCACCAGCTTCGCCTGGGCTGCTGAAGCCGGTGAAGCCGGTGAGGAAGCGGCATGTGGGCGAGAACATTTGGCTGCTGGTCTGCTGCCTGGATGGTTCCTGCAGGTTCCTCCTTAATTGCTGCTCTAATTGCTTTGGTGGACGGAGGGGAGAAGTTTGTGTGAAAAAGGGTGTGGTTGGCGGCGGCTCACTCAACTCTGGATGgcgtgggtgtgggtgtgggtgcgGGTGCGGGTGGAGGTGGGTCCGGTGCCGCAGTAGGTGCAGCTCGGTGTCGGTGTCGGGTGGGTGGGGGGCGGTGACGCGGTTTTCGGTGCCGGGACGATCGGATCCAAGCGCGCGAGCAGAAAATGGGAGCGTCAAGGggacgcgcgcgcgcacgcacgcacgcacgcacgcgcgcgggGCACAAAGGAGAGAACCCACCTGCGCGCGCCCGGATAAAAGGGCGTGgtggcgcgcgcgcgcgcacgcggcGGAGGGGGTTTCGCTGCAGGATCGCAgctcaccccacacacacacacacacacacacacacaccagcctcgAACCCAGATACGACGCGCCGCCGTCTGCGTCTTTGTCTGTATCTCGTCTGTGGTCAGGTTCCGGTTCCTCgtgtcctcctcatcctcatcttcatctcaGCCCGTGATGATgacgtggtggtggtggtgggggggggaggggagtcTCCATCATTAGGGTGTGGTTCCTTCTCCTCCGTATTCCAGCATCTTCGCACGCTGAAATTCCGGGGCGTGGCCTCTCTATGGTCTGGGGCTCCATATTAAATTCTCCTGGTGAATATTTTATCTGGTCAGGGCTGGTGGACTGATGGACATGTTGCGTGTGGTCCATCAGGATGCTGGAATGGCGTCCAGCAGAGCCACAACAAACTTAATGGACCTTGAGGGTCCCTTCCCCCATGGAGAGGCGGACACGCCCGTTCACACTGATTGGTTCAACTGATTTATTGGCGCCCCGGGAACCACAGAGGCTAAAGTGTCACGTCAGTCATTTTGATTGGTCGAGCGTCCCTGGAGAGCGATCTGTTCCCCTGGAGTCCTTGACATCTGGCGGTGGACGAAGAGTTGAGGATGAAGTTCTTGTGGTGGGACGTGAAACACGAGGAGGGTCTCTGGGCGCCGCTCACCATAAACCCCCAGAATTCATATCCCATTTTCAGTTAGTGGTGGCGGTCATATAGCGAAAAGGGCAAATCGATGCTAAACGAATCACGCCCCCCCCCGCACACATTTCACAGGGGTCACATCGGCAACTGATGACCTCACcccccctgccccgccccttGGTCCCGTTGGTGGTGAAATGTGGGGCTCATCGGGGTCTCTGACTCATGAAAAATGACTCATGACAGGCGGCCATGTCATTTTCCAGCAGCCACCCTGACGTCAACGCATCAGATGCAGGTGACGATGACGACGACCATGATGGCAGACACAATACATGCAACCTGGCCTAGATTCCATATCGAGGTTCTGGTCCGGTTCTTTCCAGAATTCCAGCCCAttccttcatttctttttttttttttcctctgtttccTTGATGGATCTGACTGAAGTGTGAATGCGTTCCTGCTCATCACTCCTCGTTCTTTTCAGTTcatctttctttgtttttcatcaGACGCGTATGAGTTAGAACTCGGCCCCTAGTTGGCGGACTGCTCGGTCTGCGGATCCCGGCGGCGAAGGTAATTATTCCCCCCCGAGCGCCGGCGACCTGCCCGACTCCGACTCGCTCGCTTCCTCATTTCCATTCCGCttcctgtccacacacacacacacacacacacacacacacaacatcaacctggtttacacacacacacacacacacacacacacacacaaacagacacacacacacacacacacacaacatcaacctggtttatacacacacacacacacaaacacaacatcaacctggtttatacacacacacacacacacacacacacacacacacaacatcaacctggttaatacacacacacacacacaaacacaacatcaacctggtttatacacacacacacacacacacaaacacaacatcaacctggtttacacaccacacacacacacacaacaacaacctacacacacacaaacacaacatcaacctggtttacacacacacacacacacaccacaccaacatcaacctggtttacacacacacacacacacacacacacacacacacacatcaacctggttttatacacacacacacacacaaacacaacatcaacctggtttatacacacacacacacacacacacacacacacacacacacacacacacacacacaacatcaacctggtttatacacacacacacacacaaacacaacatcaacctggtttatacacacacacacacacacacacacaaacacaacatcaacctggtttatacacacacacacacacacacacacatcaacctggtttatacacacacacacacacacacacatcaacctggtttacacacacacacacacacacacacaaacatcaacctggtttacacacacacacacacacacacacatcaacctggtttacacacacacacacacacacacacacacatcaactgGAGAAGAACCAGGAGATGTTTAATCTTGTGGGCTCGTGTGATGGAGATGTCTTCATGTCACCCAAGAACAGGTGTAGAGAAGAGAAATGGGAGCTCTGGTACTTTGTCGCCACCTCCAGATGTTTTTGGGTCAAGTTGCAGAACACCAGTCCATCTTGTTGACCACGTTCTCGTTCCTTGCAGGTCGAGAAGAACGAAGATGCTGATCTGAAGATCGAGCAGGATGGAAACAAGCCGGAGGACAAGGCGCACAAGGCGGCCACCAAGATCCAGGCC
This window contains:
- the LOC114802206 gene encoding myelin protein zero-like protein 3, with the translated sequence MGSSVGARTRSPAELLLFRTVILGAVLCPASSIKLSAPEAVQAMRGDDVTLSCSFTSTARTTSQMTVDWSFRPPDGGQLQMFFHFSGQAHPPQEGRFKDRVLWLGRPSRGEATVRLANVTLADNGTYTCSVRNPPDTHGAPAHTVLTVTPRAAALRFTDVAVLLLFVLLPSALIALGLLCRMCRPLGADRAPGYHSSIEVTDGEEFGSKHPDHKDRSLCCDLYLKDYSDDEMELPRLKGEVVGVAESHC